The genomic DNA GTCTCTAGATCAAAATTGCCTAACTTTCTTATGCTTCCTTCTGCACAATTCCATCGCTCTCATTTGATTCTGTATCTTGCAACTTCAACTACAAATAGTCTGCTATCTTCGCAGAATCTTGCATGAATTTGTAATGACAAAGATTGAACCACCGTTTCAGTTCCATGTGCTTCAGTCTGTAAAGTTAGATATATACTGTGCTTATTTTGCAAATCGTTTCAACTTTTCGATCTCTGTATTCGATCGTAGGATATTCATCCATGGCGTATACAGAATACACAGCCACTAGAAGAACCACGCCGCTGTACTACTTTTATTGCACTCGCTGCGCACGAAGAACATTTCCAATTCATCTAACCTGTGTGGACCGCAGAGAGACAAGGCAGGATGCGCCTGAAGAACAAGAGCTCCTCATATGTAGAGATTGTCATACATTTTTTTGGGGGAAATGACTACTGGCATGATCCATAGAACTGAATGTACTAAATGGTTCAATACATTCAACACAAGAGGTGCATTTGATTCCCTAGTCTAGTTATTcattcaagtttgtcaaaataataTGTTGCTATTTCTTCATTGTCAAGTTCAAAAGCCTCATGGTTCCTCATGAATTGCCAATGGAATACTAGGTCTATTCAACTTAAGGGATGATGGCCTAACCTAAGCATTACTAGGTCTATTCAACTGGAAACAAAGTCGTTGCTTCTTTTGCCAGAATGGACTTGCTATGGGAATGCAGTAAATGAAACAGTTTATATGTATATACTTGGATGTCTTAGAAATGTCTTGATGTGTTCATTTCCTTAGTTCCATTAAGTAATTGGCAGACTCTGAACTCTTTTTGCTCCAAACGCTACTACCACTTCACGTTCTTGCGCATTTTTGCACAGGTTCTGTAATTTAGTAATCTAGCTACTACTTTTACCTTCTTGATTGATAATTCATGCACAGTTCATCATCCATGTCAAGAAAAATTTAACGTCAGTGAACCAAAATCATGCAGTAGGCAGAGCAACATGCTTAGCAAACCTGGGCAGAGGGCCAATGTCATCAGCCTTTGCAATCATTTAAAGCATTTAGGAAGCAACAAATGAGGTGGAGAACAACaacaaacaagtttaacaagTCATCAGGGAAGCGCTTTAAAATGGTTTCAAGAATGGGAGGAACTTTGCTAACAGACAGTGAACTTACAGTTAATTCTTCATGTTCGTGCAAGATACGATTTTGATGCCCTAGTTGGGAAAGTAACGCTGGCGTATCTCAAGATTCAGAATTGCTTCCTAGAGGGAAGGAGAAGATCTCCTGGACAGGGGAGAACTCGACGAGCCCGATGTCCATGGCGTAGCCGGAGACAGGCAGCTTGAGGTCCCGAAGGACGCAGAATGCGTCGGCGATGCGGCTACGTGGCACATCCTGGGCGACGGAGCAATGTGGGACCCAGGAACCAGGGCGGAACTCTTCGGGCAGCTCGATCCCTTCCTTGCGGAGCGCGTCGCACACCTGGGAGTGGAGGTTGAGGAGGTCGGCGGAGGGGGTAGGGGCGAGGAAGAGCACGCCTCCGCCTTTGCCGGCGTCGGAGGGGGAGGAAGGGAAGGCGCCGACGGAAGAAAGTGAGAGGGGGAGCGGGTCAAGGCGGGCGGTGAGGGAGCGGAGGGGGGCCTGGAGGCGGAGGGGATCAAGGGAGGGGATGGAGAGGAGGGTGAGGTGGGGGCGGGCGGAGATCTCGATGAGTTTGGTGCTGATCTGGCGTCGGGCGAGAACGTTCCAGGCCTTGAGCACCTGATTCTCCAACGCCGGGTCGAAGTACAACTCCACCGCGTAACCCTTCTGCTGCTGCCCTATCaccgcctccgccgccgccgccgccgccgccgcatcCGATTCGCGCTGTCCCTGAGCCATCGTGTCGAGCTCTGAAGATCTCCTCACTTCATCGCTGCTTGCGCCTTTGCAATATACAGAATGTCCATTCAACTCCTCTACTTTcttcaaatattaaaattttcctttaacatTTTCTTTGGATCTTGAGGAACTCTGTTACCAATAACCCTCGAGGATACCTTTCGGTCCCAGTCGCGGAACTCTCTTATGGGCCTATGGCGTCTAATCAAAGCAAGGTATTGGCAAAAAGGTAGGCAATAAGAAATGCGGGGACCACTTGGATTAGGATATCGTCCGTCTGCTCACGTGGCAGTTCCTTTCACTCAAGAATAGGCAACCATTGGACGCTACAGGTTGTGGCACCCAACAGATACTGATGGGTGACGCCGGATCGACCGTAGATACCTGAAACGTACGGTGGATTTGTTCCACCCGCGAGAAGGACTCGAGATCGCCGACGGTCCAGATCGCTTGTTGCGCGAGCTGGTCACATCGCTATTGTTGATCTGTGAGAACGTGAATCTTGCAGCAATGGCCGGTGGCTATAAAATAAAGGACGAGGAAGGCCGCGATGGGGAAGGATTGCCCGGTCGCGACCGCTGGCTTCTGCCGTCTCCGCCTTTCTCTCCGGTCACCTTTTGATTTCCTCGCGCAACCGCCGATGGCCTGAAACCCGCCGGATACGATCGTCTTTTCGGCTGTGATCTTCTTTGGGATTGAGATTTTGGATTTGCTTACTGGATCttcgtctttttttttttttggatttcttGTCCGCGACGCTTCTTTTGCGGGTTCGAGGAGTTGAGCGCGGAAAGGGCTTCATTTTCCAACAATTCCACAAGGGATTTCTTTATTGGACTGTTCGGTACATCGTGGATTCATAGGTATGGTTGTTCTAActaatattttcttttgatgatGCATATactaataaatatattaatttgtgatgattttagAGGGATGCCAAATGAGAATCTgattctttttgttaccttttcGTTTACCAATCATTTGACTGTGTTAAGGCAAGAACGAGTTTGATCTGTTCAGGAAAAGCGGCTGCCTTGGCTAGTGGGTTCGATGTTTTTTAATTGTTTCGGCAGATTTGCACAGGGATATTATCTTCTCGTTCACTTTTCGGTATCGAGATTGGAGCAAGTTTAGTGACCTGATTCAAACAAATCAGGGTTCCTTTTCCTAGCACAGAATGGCTGTGGCTTTTACACGTTTCTCTTTCTGGATTTGGGGTGGGAAAGATCAGGAATCCCCCAATTCACCACTGAACTCTTCTGATTTGCTTTCGGGATTCAAGGAACTTGATTGCTTGAGGTTTCCACCAGTCAATGGACCTGCAAGGTCAAACTCGAGAAGGATCAAGAAAAAGTGGCAAAGCCGTGAAGAACGGCGGATTGATAAGGAGTATGATATTGTTCTTGTGCCATCAGATGGTGGATGCATATCAGGGTCAGAGTCTGATGATTCTGATTGGTCAATTGGGTGGTTGGAGCCGCATGGCCCTGAGTTTGAGAACGATACCCAAACTGAAAACAGCTTTGCGGTCTTGGTACAATGCTACGGGCGCGGTCAGTCTGAGCAGGCAAAGAACTCCAGATCCCGTTTCCTGGGAGCAAGCCATCATATTGAGGATGATATATCTGGTAAGAAAAAGTATTTATCTCTTCTTTCACATATATGACCTTTTTTCTACATGATGCTTATACTTAAATTGATTATCTTGAGATGTCATTCCCTTGATTGTGCTCATATTTACTCTTTGATACAATTGAGCCGATAATTTCTCATTTCCTGTTCTTATATCAAACTCTACATAATTGTGCACAATAAGAagttcatcattttttttatattttaagtgtTGATATGCGCGATTGTGGTTCTATTGTACAAAACATTCTTTCGGCTATGTTTCACTTTGGTTAACTCAGTTGATTAATGTTCAGTTCCATTTGGATGATTCTAGAGACTCTAGGGCCTATAAAGAAGGTTTCTTCATGTTCCTGGTCCTAGGCTTCTAGCTTATCTAGTTTGTCACAATCTTCAATTTTTATTTTCGCGAGCTGAAGTTAATAACCTGTTCATATTTTTCTTGGAGATTGTTTATGTCATTTCAGTAAAATGCTGTGAATTCTCACTCTTGTTGTGCCGTCTAAATGTCTCAAGAGTATGTCTCAGCCATACTCTTGGCTATGGCTATTAGTTTTTTTTATCAACAAGCCAATGGTAAGTAACTGATTCTTAGCTCAACTTATTGGATTTGTGCGAGCTCATCATGTATCACTCCTGTGTAGTCTAAATGTCTAAAATTTATGGTTCAATCACATGAATGCTGTTGGCTATTTGTTATTCTGCTTGATGGCCAGCAGATAGAAATGAATTCTGATTCCTGGTTGAACTGGCTGGTCCAGTTTGGTTTTAAGGACACTGGTTTAATATTATCGATCACACTAgttgattaaaatttattttccataACATTTTGTTTGGTCTCTTTTCTTTTGTGATGCATACAATGACACAAGGTGATCTCTTAAGGTGATCTTCTGAACTTTAAACTAGTATTCACTTACGCTTGTTTTTACCGGCGTAGATGGCAACAAGCATATGGAAGAATggctttcttctctttgatggcacCTGACTTTGTAAATATTGTCTAGGCTTGTGAGGTCAGAATAAGGATCATAAACTCAGAAAAAATGggggaaaaaacaaaaacaataaaattTCAGTGTGAAAGAAGTAGAATCCTGAAGCAATGGGTTCCCTTGGCGCATAAATTTCCTACTGAAGCACATTTACttgatgatgatgttttggaaggAAATTGTTTCTCACCCCAAGTAGGCGATCAGAAGTTAATTCCACCAAAAACAGCTTCAACCTTTTGAAGGTAGAAATCATTTTGTATTGTGATAGTTGAAGCTAGGAATTGTTCGACCACACAAAGCTTTGCAACCTTGTGAAGGTTGAGATTATTTTGCAAGGGGGTTGGTGAAGCTAGGAATTGTTTCATTCTTTTATCCCCTTACTCCCTTTAAGATTGGATTTCTTATTGCTATaaggtttattttattattgaattTGTTTGGTTTTTTACTTGAACTTTTTTTCTGCATAATTCCTAgcaatttttttcttttgaaaacatggATCTGTTGTACAATTATGTGGATTGAGAAGCACATACAGTTATATGTCAATTGGAAGATTAAATGTGAAAGTACCACTTGTGGTTCTGCATCAATTGAGCTCATTATTGAGAAATTCTGTTCAAAATAGGATTTTTGTATATCCTTTCAATTAAGATAAATGAGCCCAGAATTTTTGTAAATTCTTTTTCTTATGCCTTCTGATTTCATTTCTTAGTATTAGGCACATATTTATtcattttcctttgatcttcTAAGAAAGAGGTAAGAgttgaacaaaaataaaattcttattCTTATATATTGTTTGCAAGTGAAGAAGTTTGGAAGTTTGTGCCATTTCTTTGTCTATTGAACATCAAACCTAGTCTTTACTATGGACTTTTAAGTCATCTCATTCATGTACAAAGAAATGTACAATTCGAAGAATAGAATTTATCCACTTTTATTTACTGCCAAAAGCTTCGAACCTCGGAGGCCACCGAGTTCCACCCAAACACGTATTTACAAGTAAGATATGAAAATACTTCAAATACTTAAAATGATATCTAATAAGAATAATAACATAAAATTTAAACATTATCTATGATTCAAATTCTGATGGATCATTTTCTACCTTGGAATATTTTTCATTCCTAAACGAGACTTTCATTACAATTTAATAACAACTTTATTTACCCAACTTAAATAGGCATTgagtaaataaaatataccttgtAGCTTCCTTTAATCTATGAAACAACGAAGGTATTTCGTTCTCAGGCTAATTGGACATAGAAAAATGAATCGTAGTTAATCCAAagtaactattttttttaagatcAATAAACAATGATTTACCCATTCTTACCCCACCCCAAGATGGAAAACCTAATGTTTTGTGATTTGGGCAAAACCCAAGGTGAGTATTATCATTCTTTCTCTTTGTGTTTATCAGGTCCTGTGAAGAATGAGTCATCCAGAGATAGATGCATGCCTCCATTGATTGGATGTGGATTTAGATTTGGTGTTAGAAGAtgctcatatgaattattctCAGCAGGGTTACTGCTTCCATCATTCCTTACTCCATGACCGATAACAGACATTTCCTTCTGCTGCGTATCGTGCATGTTACTGAAGCCCCTTTAAAATCCATTCTCAGCTCCAGTATTAATTAGTGTATCATTGTACCAACATTGTACAACTCATTATCAGAAACTCCTGGGCACAGCAATGGCTGCCTACCAATGTACATGTTCTCTGCAGCAGCATTAAGAGGGATGCTCAAATAATCAACAACCCAGATTCCAATATGAGGTATTGGCTTTGAGAAACTGTCTCTGGATGCATTGACCTTGCATTGACACAAGAGTCCTGGTTCGTATTTTGTGGATGTTGAACCAATATTGCTGTTTCTGTGCCATTCCTGTCTGGCATAGCAGTTCTTATTTTCTTTGGTCTTCCCTCATTCGACATAGACATCTGCTTATTGGTAGATGCAACAGCTTCTTGATGTCTTTTTGGATTTGCATGTTTATTTGTTTGATCTGTGCCTTGATTAAGTTGATTAGGAGTTCCGGCAGGACTAACTTCCCTCAACGTTGTTACATTCTCTATACAAGCTTGTGTGTCGCTCTGCATATTTTGTCCAGGATGAGTCCCAGCAGCAGAACAGAATAGTAGAAAGTATAGAACAGCCTTTATCAGAGCATTCTATTTCCTTAACAAGATAGCAAGTGCTGCCTGCTGGAAAGGAAAGCCCATAGCTGCAAGGAGGTGGAGTTGAATCATGCTGTCATTTTTGGTTTCATACTTCTTTTCTAGCTTTCCATAATTACTGATGCATGGCTTTTCAATCTGCAATTTTTTGATGCCATGATCAGCAATGTAATCTACTGATCTGCAACTTCAGACTGTGAGTTAAACTTCATTGATGCAAATTTTTTTTAAGccaaattaattttagtttagttTGGTTGATGGTCTGGTGTAGCATGTATCAGTTTTTTTACATTTAGTTAATATGCATTTCCAGAACTGATGGATACTTATCGAGAGAACGCCTATAAATTCTGTGCTTTGATTgaaaagaaattttcaatttttttccctttttgcaGGAAAGGAAAAGTGTTTAGAAAAATACGTTTAAGGATACATTAatctaaaatctcttttttagaGGTGAGAtgaaatgaatttaaaatttatatgggACAACTAATATTTCTATTGAGTGGTTTGTGTCCTTGATTTGTTGCTTTGATTCTTTGAAACTCTTTAATTTGTTCCATCATATTTGTAAGAATAAAGTGGAAGAACTCTGCCACTACTACTGAAGCATCATTGATTATATTCGACTATTGTGTGGATATGAGACACAAACAAAGAACTCCATGGGAAAAATTCTGTAGAAATTGTTACAGCAATTGAACAGCTGATGAATATGAGTAAAGTACAAGTAATCAAGAAAAAACAGATGAATGTATCATCTCAATGAGCATCACAAGATGAATGTTAAACCACACAAACATTGAACTAAATATACAAGCTTGTGAGATCAAATACATTTTGGAAATTCTTATAGATTTGTTCGAATTAGTACCGAGACAAACCAATTATCAACAAGAGGAGaggggagagcttgaggaagctgCTGATGCACTTCAGATGTAGTCTTTGTTCATATTTTTCACCAGAAGCTACAATGCTTGTAGGTTTAGCGACAAAAGTGGAAGAAAAGTTTGATCGTCACCTAATTATTGGTAGCAAAATCTGCTCACTGTTAAATGTGGATCTGATAGACACTCAAGAAAATCAGCAAATTGCATGTTTTTtgcttaatcacataaaaaaGATGTATATTACCTCTGGGATGGATAGTCCATATGATGTTCTTTTTAAGACTGTTAGTCACCCTGCAAACATTTCAAGAGTTCAGAAATGGGCAAGAAGATTAATTTACCATGAAAACAAATAATATAAagtgaaaatagataaatatgcTCAGTACATTTTTGAAGGAAATATTCAAATAATAGAAGATGAGATTATACTATGCATAACCAACCATGACTATAACCTTAAGTCTCCCAAGAACATCATCAAATTTCAGTAATCCTTTTGCAACTTAAACAGAAGCATCAACCTCTTTAGAAATCAGTTGTGTTTTAGAAATGTGGAAACAACACCCAAGGTGAGTAATATCACGGTATTGGTTCTTTCTCTTTGtggtttattttcaaaataaatggaAACAAAAACTTAAAGCACAAAGATATGACCAGGTCTTGTGCCTGGTAACTTGACCTTTTGATGAATGGCCAGGTGTTATGCTTGGTATTATATATGATCATGTGGAACTCCAAAGTCTGCTGCTGACACAGTTGCAATTGACTTGAGCCTGAGGTGATACGTATAGAACACAAAATAACAACATGAAGGTTATTAAATAGATTAGAGATAAAATGGACACAAGTAATTTGAGAAAACTATGGTAAGTGATAATGAGGTAATtaaaaaagaaaacacaagatGCAGTATGAACAAAGTGATGATTCCTTGTTAGCATTAACACACCTCGTTCTTGTCCTCTTCATCTGTTTCAATATTAATGTCAGGGATATGGTTGATGTTAGGCCAATCCGGACCGATGTTCTCTTGGCAACGCTTCTTAAGCTTTGCACTACATCCAGAAATCGTTAGTTGCTCCAATGAGGCAGGCATCCTCGGCAGTGACTTGAGTTCTGGTGCAGAATATATTGTAAGAGCCTTGAGCGATGAAAAACTCTCCAAACTTGCAGGTAAAGATTGTAGATGAGGCATCCGCTTCAATTTTAGAACTTCCAGAGACTCCCGATATTGTAACAACCACTCCTCTCTCTCTTGAGGTACCAAGAGATTATCTTTTTGGTTTTGGATAGAAATAGTGTTTAGCCTTTCTAGAATGGGCAAAATGGGTAGATAGAAGATGTTGTCGATCTCAATCTTTTCAAGTGAAGGTAATGTTCCCTTCTTTATGTTTGTGGcactttgttttgtttttgttgcaGGATTTTGTAGAGTGGAAAATGTTATAGCGAGTAATTTGGGGCAACGCTCAATATGCAATTCTCTGAGGGAGGTAAGTGTAGTCAATGACTCCAATTCACATAATTCTTTACAATCAGAAATATCCAATATCTGCAATGCTATCAGATTATGCAGATACTCTATGTTGGGAAGAGACACCAAATGATGGCAACCTGATATGTCCAACCTTTCTAGGGAGGTAAGGCCTTGAAGACATCGACCCAATGACTCTTGTGAAATATCCGAGTTTGTAAAATATAGGAATTCAAGAGAGGAGGGAAGGATGCTAGCAGCTTTATTACTTGTAGAGTGATCAAAAACTGAGGAAGATGATACTGCATGTTTCCTTGTCTTGTCTTTGAAAAATTCCAGTGACTCAACCTCAGAGAGGAATTTTGGACAATTATAAATGTCTAGATGTTTAAGagattttataatatataaaccTCCAGGTGAAGTCAAGGCTTCACCCCTCCAAATATTTAAGCGTTGAAGTTTAGTTAGATGTTCCAACTCATTTGCTAAAGGAAGTGATGTCATGCCCCGTGAACAACTTAAAGACAAGTCAGTGAGCGAAATAAGACCTTGTAGATAACTTGCCAAATATTTGTGTTCAACAAGAATTCCTCCAAGTCCAAGTTCTTTCAGTGATGACGGAAGGAGATTATCATCCTCTTCACCAATTGATCCAATCTGTACAATCCCTGGGCACTTATAAATATCAAGGGACTCGAGGGACATCATCGACTTAAATCCTCCAAATGTCCTAGAACCATTAGAACACATGTAGGACCGTGGAAGAGCTTCTAACCCCAAATTTTGCATGTGGAGTTTCTCTATAGACAACGGAAGGTCCGGAATTTTCTTTAGTCTGGGACAGTCATGAATTTCAAATCTTTTGAGATGAGGGAACCATATATAATCATCCGCACCATTCCATTCCTCCCAGAGCGGAAGGTCATAAAATACAAGATTCTCTAAAACTGGAAAGTGTATGTCCATCTTATTGGAGAAGTGACAACCCAAACTTCTTATAACTTCCATGCCATTCAATCTTAGAAACTTAAGGCAGGGCAACTTCCATAGAGGGGGCAGCTCTTCCCAACTTGTACAAGAATCTAATTGAAGAAGTTCAAGCCGAGAAAGAGATGGAGTATCCATCCATGGTGCAAGCCTAGCACCGCTATAATGTCTAATGTAGAGTTCTCTAATCGTGGGAGGGGGTTGTAGAGCCGCGAGAACCTCCTGTTGATCAAAGTCAAGATTACTACTTATTGGCCAGTAGTCCAGTGCTAGTCTTGTCAGATAACTTTTCCTGACCAAGTTAACCTTATTGGTCTCTTCAAGACTCTGTATATTGGAAAGTTGTCTAATAATTAATTCACGGAGATTATCCATATTCCTCAACTCATCAATTCTATATTTGGGTTCTGTGCCCACCGTGAAGCATAATTCCTGAAGGG from Zingiber officinale cultivar Zhangliang chromosome 4A, Zo_v1.1, whole genome shotgun sequence includes the following:
- the LOC121970670 gene encoding uncharacterized protein LOC121970670 — its product is MAQGQRESDAAAAAAAAEAVIGQQQKGYAVELYFDPALENQVLKAWNVLARRQISTKLIEISARPHLTLLSIPSLDPLRLQAPLRSLTARLDPLPLSLSSVGAFPSSPSDAGKGGGVLFLAPTPSADLLNLHSQVCDALRKEGIELPEEFRPGSWVPHCSVAQDVPRSRIADAFCVLRDLKLPVSGYAMDIGLVEFSPVQEIFSFPLGSNSES
- the LOC121970671 gene encoding uncharacterized protein LOC121970671 isoform X1, which gives rise to MAVAFTRFSFWIWGGKDQESPNSPLNSSDLLSGFKELDCLRFPPVNGPARSNSRRIKKKWQSREERRIDKEYDIVLVPSDGGCISGSESDDSDWSIGWLEPHGPEFENDTQTENSFAVLVQCYGRGQSEQAKNSRSRFLGASHHIEDDISGPVKNESSRDRCMPPLIGCGFRFGVRRCSYELFSAGLLLPSFLTP
- the LOC121970671 gene encoding uncharacterized protein LOC121970671 isoform X2, with the translated sequence MAVAFTRFSFWIWGGKDQESPNSPLNSSDLLSGFKELDCLRFPPVNGPARSNSRRIKKKWQSREERRIDKEYDIVLVPSDGGCISGSESDDSDWSIGWLEPHGPEFENDTQTENSFAVLVQCYGRGQSEQAKNSRSRFLGASHHIEDDISDGNKHMEEWLSSL
- the LOC121970668 gene encoding putative disease resistance protein RGA1 isoform X1, yielding MTGLLLPPSISKCKFYFLQVLIGYNVILAKEVNKLTNLRHLYEVDNDAFLSVEKVGKLTSLQELCFTVGTEPKYRIDELRNMDNLRELIIRQLSNIQSLEETNKVNLVRKSYLTRLALDYWPISSNLDFDQQEVLAALQPPPTIRELYIRHYSGARLAPWMDTPSLSRLELLQLDSCTSWEELPPLWKLPCLKFLRLNGMEVIRSLGCHFSNKMDIHFPVLENLVFYDLPLWEEWNGADDYIWFPHLKRFEIHDCPRLKKIPDLPLSIEKLHMQNLGLEALPRSYMCSNGSRTFGGFKSMMSLESLDIYKCPGIVQIGSIGEEDDNLLPSSLKELGLGGILVEHKYLASYLQGLISLTDLSLSCSRGMTSLPLANELEHLTKLQRLNIWRGEALTSPGGLYIIKSLKHLDIYNCPKFLSEVESLEFFKDKTRKHAVSSSSVFDHSTSNKAASILPSSLEFLYFTNSDISQESLGRCLQGLTSLERLDISGCHHLVSLPNIEYLHNLIALQILDISDCKELCELESLTTLTSLRELHIERCPKLLAITFSTLQNPATKTKQSATNIKKGTLPSLEKIEIDNIFYLPILPILERLNTISIQNQKDNLLVPQEREEWLLQYRESLEVLKLKRMPHLQSLPASLESFSSLKALTIYSAPELKSLPRMPASLEQLTISGCSAKLKKRCQENIGPDWPNINHIPDINIETDEEDKNEAQVNCNCVSSRLWSST